The Synergistaceae bacterium genomic interval AGATGGGCTATGCGGTCACGGTCTATGAGGCGCTCCATGCAGCCGGCGGAGTGCTAGTATATGGCATCCCAGAGTTCCGTCTCCCGAAAAAGATCGTAAAAATGGAGATTGACGCCATGAGGAAACTCGGCGTGGAGATAGAGTGCAATGCCGTGGTCGGCAAGAATATAACCATGCGGGAGATCATGGAAATGTATGATGCATGCTATATCGCGGTCGGCGCGGGAGCACCGCACTTCCAGGGCATCCCCGGCACGACGCTCAACGGCGTCTACTCGGCAAGCGAATATCTTACAAGGATCAACCTTATGCACGGCTACGAATTCCCTGATTTTGACACACCTACAAAGAAGTCGAAAAAAGTTGCGGTCATCGGCGGCGGAAACGTCGCAATGGACGCGGCACGTTCGGCCAAACGCCTCGGCGCCGAGGAAGTTACGATAGTATATCGTCGTTCGCTGAAAGAACTTCCCGCGCGTATAGAGGAATATCATCACGCCGTCGAAGAGGGCATAATATTCAACTGGCTCTCCAACCCAACGGAATACGTAGACAACGGAAACGGAGAACTCTGCGGCGTGAAGTGCATACGTATGGAGCTCGGCGAGCCGGATGCTTCCGGACGCAGGCGCCCGGTCCCTGTTGAGGGCAGCGATTTCTTCGTCGAGGCCGATTGCGCTATAGAGGCTATAGGACAGGGTTCAAACAAAGTCCTGCTCTCGACGTTCCCGGAGATGAAACTCAACAAATGGGGCTACATCGAAGCCGACCCGAAGACGGGCGCTACTTCCGTTCCCGGTGTTTACGCCGGCGGCGACATAGTCACCGGGGCGGCGACAGTGATCCTCGCGATGGGTGCCGGAAAGGATTCCGCGGCGGCGATAGACAAATATATCACGGAGAAAAAAAAGAAGTAAAAAGCGCTCCTATCAGTCCAATACGGCGGGACAAAGGCCGGGCAGTAAATAAAGCCCCCTTTGCCCCGCCGTTCGATATCGGGCACCGCATAACTCTTGAAAAAACTACAGGTCATGCCTACATCTGGATACCAAGCGTGACCCTGGCGATCCAGCCGATGCAGAATGAAAGGGCCGCGACACCGAAGCTGATAAATATCATTTCAAGAAACGCAGGCTTAAAAGGTTCCCTGCGTACGACCGATACATAGAACGTAAAAATGAATATTACAAGCCCTGCGTCGAAAAGGCATAAGACAAGCGCCATAACAGGGCTGGCGATGAAGAAATACGGCAGCAGAAGTATCGTTACGACAAGCATATATGTCATGCCGGTATAGACCGAGGCCTTCAGGGGATGGCGCTCGCCGGGGTCGTTCTTCCTGGAGAGGTATTCCGATGCCGCCATCGACAGAGTAGCCGCGCTTCCGGTTATAAACCCTGCCATACATATCGTCCTGCTGTCGCCCAGAGCGAAAGTAAATCCGGCAAGGGCGCCTGTGATCTCAACAAGCGCATCGTTGAGCCCCAGCACCATCGAGCTTATATATTTCAGCCGCTCCTCGTCGATCATGTCTATCAGAGCAGCTTCATGCTCCTGCTCCTCTTTATACACCGCAAGCGCCTCCGGGACTTCGGACGTTATGCCGGCGTACGCCTTCTGCGCTTCCTCTTCGCCGGCCTCCATCAAATTGATGACAAATGTCAGCCCAAAAATAAAAGCGAGCATGCGGTAGTATAAAATATTCAGCTTCCCCGGTTTTGGCGCGGCTCCGGTATATTTGCCCAATATCGCGGAATGCTTCTCCTCCTCCGAAGATATCTTTG includes:
- the gltA gene encoding NADPH-dependent glutamate synthase, whose product is MAVTFSKWKTPISEQDPQVRKGNFGEVCLGYTLEEGIKEAGRCLQCKTRPCVAGCPVGIDIPGFIKAVKENNMPEAAAIMDKYTNLPAVCGRVCPQESQCEGLCTVGKMPGFEPVAIGKLERLVADWKYAQTGQKTEAPAVSDKGRVAVVGSGPSGLTVAGDLAKMGYAVTVYEALHAAGGVLVYGIPEFRLPKKIVKMEIDAMRKLGVEIECNAVVGKNITMREIMEMYDACYIAVGAGAPHFQGIPGTTLNGVYSASEYLTRINLMHGYEFPDFDTPTKKSKKVAVIGGGNVAMDAARSAKRLGAEEVTIVYRRSLKELPARIEEYHHAVEEGIIFNWLSNPTEYVDNGNGELCGVKCIRMELGEPDASGRRRPVPVEGSDFFVEADCAIEAIGQGSNKVLLSTFPEMKLNKWGYIEADPKTGATSVPGVYAGGDIVTGAATVILAMGAGKDSAAAIDKYITEKKKK
- a CDS encoding VIT1/CCC1 transporter family protein, translating into MKQETLDMIRRMQMNEATEHVVYGILARGAKGHNGEVLAKISSEEEKHSAILGKYTGAAPKPGKLNILYYRMLAFIFGLTFVINLMEAGEEEAQKAYAGITSEVPEALAVYKEEQEHEAALIDMIDEERLKYISSMVLGLNDALVEITGALAGFTFALGDSRTICMAGFITGSAATLSMAASEYLSRKNDPGERHPLKASVYTGMTYMLVVTILLLPYFFIASPVMALVLCLFDAGLVIFIFTFYVSVVRREPFKPAFLEMIFISFGVAALSFCIGWIARVTLGIQM